The following are from one region of the Planctomonas sp. JC2975 genome:
- a CDS encoding 50S ribosomal protein L25/general stress protein Ctc produces the protein MADDSNKVVAETRDQFGKGAARKIRAAGKIPAVLYGHGTDPQHVTLPAHQLGLILRKANAVLDLDISGKSQLALVKDVQKDPVHQIIEHIDLIIVRRGEKVQVEVPVHIEGEPFSGTIVVQDLATVSLEAEATHIPERVVVDVEGLEEGTHITAAELVLPSGSTLVSDPEALVVAITLPAAPVEEETEEAEEAAEAEAAESEASAESAE, from the coding sequence ATGGCTGACGACAGCAACAAGGTTGTCGCGGAGACCCGCGACCAGTTCGGCAAGGGCGCTGCGCGCAAGATCCGCGCCGCCGGCAAGATCCCTGCCGTGCTCTACGGTCACGGCACCGACCCGCAGCATGTGACGCTGCCCGCGCACCAGCTGGGTCTGATCCTGCGCAAGGCGAACGCCGTGCTCGACCTCGACATCTCCGGCAAGTCCCAGCTCGCCCTGGTCAAGGACGTGCAGAAGGATCCGGTGCACCAGATCATCGAGCACATCGACCTGATCATCGTCCGCCGCGGCGAGAAGGTCCAGGTCGAGGTTCCGGTGCACATCGAGGGCGAGCCCTTCTCGGGCACCATCGTCGTGCAGGACCTCGCGACGGTGTCGCTCGAGGCCGAGGCCACGCACATCCCGGAGCGCGTCGTCGTCGACGTCGAGGGCCTCGAGGAGGGCACGCACATCACGGCGGCCGAACTCGTGCTGCCGTCCGGTTCCACGCTCGTGAGCGACCCCGAGGCGCTCGTCGTCGCCATCACCCTGCCGGCCGCTCCGGTCGAGGAGGAGACGGAAGAGGCAGAGGAGGCCGCCGAGGCCGAGGCTGCCGAGTCCGAGGCTTCGGCCGAGTCCGCCGAGTAG
- a CDS encoding RIO1 family regulatory kinase/ATPase produces MSFFGDDFVVPTFTVFDIDDGQRRSTWPATMPSERGPRPHPDWVVTSAAAVDTELGILKTGKEADVFLLERAVPGIVPDVDGGRSVVLAAKRYRGAENSDFHRSGDYTAGRRVRNTRDMRAMARKSDYGRSVAAVQWAAAEFSALCGAWSVGIPVPYPVQVQGTEILMEFIGDPLARRAAPRLASASLTDGDLRACFDQVVEIMHRFALAQTAHGDLSPYNLLVQDGRVVVIDLPQIVDLIGNPNGFDLLERDVRNVCTWFGRRGVPSDPDDLFGQLCADAMG; encoded by the coding sequence GTGTCCTTCTTCGGCGACGACTTCGTCGTCCCCACTTTCACCGTCTTCGACATCGACGACGGTCAGCGCAGGTCGACCTGGCCTGCCACCATGCCCAGCGAGCGCGGTCCCAGACCGCATCCCGACTGGGTCGTCACGTCGGCGGCTGCCGTCGACACCGAGCTCGGCATCCTGAAAACTGGTAAAGAGGCCGACGTCTTCCTGCTGGAGCGGGCAGTGCCGGGCATCGTGCCTGATGTAGATGGCGGACGCTCCGTCGTGCTCGCCGCCAAGCGCTACCGCGGCGCCGAGAACAGCGACTTCCACCGATCCGGTGACTACACGGCAGGACGCCGAGTGCGGAACACACGCGACATGCGCGCCATGGCCCGCAAGTCCGACTACGGGCGCTCGGTCGCCGCTGTGCAGTGGGCCGCTGCGGAGTTCAGCGCGCTGTGCGGTGCGTGGAGCGTCGGCATCCCGGTTCCGTATCCGGTGCAGGTGCAGGGCACGGAGATCCTGATGGAGTTCATCGGCGATCCGCTCGCGCGCAGGGCTGCCCCGCGCCTGGCGTCTGCGTCGCTGACCGACGGCGACCTCCGCGCGTGCTTCGACCAGGTCGTGGAGATCATGCACCGGTTCGCACTGGCGCAGACCGCCCACGGGGATCTCTCGCCGTACAACCTCCTGGTGCAGGACGGCCGGGTCGTCGTCATCGACCTGCCGCAGATCGTGGACCTCATCGGCAACCCGAACGGATTCGACCTGCTCGAGCGCGATGTGCGCAACGTGTGCACGTGGTTCGGGCGACGCGGGGTGCCGAGCGACCCGGATGACCTGTTCGGTCAGCTGTGCGCCGACGCCATGGGGTAG
- the manD gene encoding D-mannonate dehydratase ManD, translating into MIIQSAEVLVSSPGRNFVTLRITTDDGFTGLGDATLNGRELAVAAYLSEHVVPLLVGRDASRIEDTWQYLYRGAYWRRGPVTMAAIAAVDTALWDIKAKAAGMPLYQLLGGRSRDGLLVYGHASGVDLPELFDSIREHLDEGYRAIRVQTGIPGLPSVYGVAHSSNASAGTDAGSDARYDYEPARRSALPVEESWDTRAYLRHAPTVFEAVRNEFGPELPLLHDAHHRLTPIQAAKLGKSLEPYDLFWLEDVTPAENQAVLRRVREHTTTPLAIGEVFNTIWDYRELFEEQLIDYVRSPVTHAGGITGLRRIFDYAAVYQIKSGAHGPTDVSPVGLAAAVHLGLAIPNFGIQEYMQHAPVTHEVFRTTYTFENGMLNASDSPGLGVEYDDEVAAAHPYAGAYLPVNRLLDGSMHDW; encoded by the coding sequence ATGATCATCCAGTCCGCCGAGGTGCTCGTCTCGAGCCCTGGACGCAACTTCGTCACCCTTCGCATCACGACAGACGACGGTTTCACCGGACTCGGAGATGCGACGCTCAACGGCCGCGAGCTCGCCGTCGCCGCCTACCTGTCGGAGCACGTCGTGCCTCTGCTGGTCGGACGCGACGCCAGCCGCATCGAGGACACCTGGCAGTACCTCTACCGCGGCGCGTACTGGCGCCGGGGACCCGTGACGATGGCTGCCATCGCCGCCGTCGATACCGCGCTCTGGGACATCAAGGCCAAGGCAGCAGGCATGCCGTTGTACCAGTTGCTCGGCGGACGGAGCCGCGATGGCCTGCTCGTCTACGGCCACGCATCCGGAGTCGACCTGCCGGAGCTGTTCGACTCGATCCGCGAGCACCTGGACGAGGGATATCGCGCCATCCGGGTGCAGACCGGCATCCCTGGCCTGCCCTCGGTGTACGGCGTTGCGCACTCGAGCAACGCGTCAGCGGGAACGGATGCCGGATCCGACGCCCGCTACGACTACGAGCCCGCACGCCGCAGCGCCCTTCCCGTTGAGGAGAGCTGGGACACCCGTGCCTACCTGCGTCACGCGCCGACCGTGTTCGAGGCCGTGCGCAACGAGTTCGGCCCCGAGCTGCCGCTCCTGCACGACGCGCACCACCGGCTCACGCCGATCCAGGCCGCTAAGCTCGGCAAGTCGCTCGAGCCATACGACCTGTTCTGGCTGGAGGACGTGACGCCGGCCGAGAACCAGGCCGTGCTGCGCCGTGTGCGAGAGCACACCACGACGCCGCTCGCCATCGGCGAGGTGTTCAACACGATTTGGGACTACCGCGAGCTGTTCGAGGAGCAGCTGATCGACTACGTGCGCAGCCCCGTCACGCATGCGGGCGGCATCACGGGCCTGCGGCGCATCTTCGACTATGCGGCCGTCTACCAGATCAAGTCGGGTGCGCACGGGCCGACGGATGTCTCGCCCGTCGGCCTGGCCGCCGCCGTGCACCTGGGCCTAGCGATCCCGAACTTCGGCATCCAGGAGTACATGCAGCACGCGCCGGTCACGCACGAGGTGTTCCGCACCACGTACACGTTCGAGAACGGCATGCTGAACGCCTCGGATTCCCCGGGCCTCGGCGTCGAGTACGACGACGAGGTCGCTGCGGCGCATCCGTACGCCGGCGCCTACCTCCCGGTGAACCGCCTGCTCGACGGTTCGATGCACGACTGGTGA
- a CDS encoding mannitol dehydrogenase family protein has translation MPSVADARSSRPEVRMAHLGLGYFHRAHQAWYTERANALPPADRDAWGIAAFTGRSPRTAAALAAQDCVYTLITRAAEGDSAELVQSIVRAHDGAGSDWERTVADPSVALVTVTVTERAYETAEEQSGHAEPADETAGARIVRGLAARAQASAGPIALVSCDNLTGNGEALRLAVHREVHDGALAEWIAQNVSFVSTMVDRITPHTTDADRDTARELTGYDDAVPVVTEPFSEWIIQGDFPAGRPAWELVGARFVDDIEPYERRKLWLLNAGHTLLAATGIPRGHETVAEAFADKECRMLLEDLWAEARVLLPFDEATTDAALSALRTRFANPRIAHRLVQIDDGSQQKLRQRQAAIITARLDAGDEPGRASLATIEEWGRVRGLDLAEALDVLQPGLARRAYLG, from the coding sequence ATGCCCTCGGTCGCTGACGCCCGCTCCTCGCGCCCCGAGGTGCGCATGGCGCATCTCGGGCTCGGCTACTTCCACCGCGCGCATCAGGCCTGGTACACGGAACGTGCGAACGCGCTTCCGCCTGCCGACCGCGATGCCTGGGGCATCGCCGCGTTCACCGGGCGTTCGCCGCGCACCGCCGCGGCCCTCGCCGCGCAGGACTGCGTCTACACGCTGATCACCCGTGCGGCGGAGGGTGACAGCGCTGAACTCGTGCAGTCGATCGTTCGGGCGCACGACGGAGCCGGATCCGATTGGGAACGGACCGTTGCGGATCCTTCCGTCGCACTCGTCACCGTCACCGTGACGGAGCGGGCGTACGAGACGGCTGAGGAGCAGTCGGGTCACGCCGAGCCTGCCGATGAGACGGCGGGAGCGCGGATCGTGCGCGGTCTCGCGGCGAGGGCGCAGGCATCCGCCGGCCCCATCGCTTTGGTGAGCTGCGACAACCTCACCGGCAACGGCGAAGCGCTGCGCCTTGCCGTGCACCGTGAGGTGCATGATGGTGCGCTCGCCGAGTGGATCGCCCAGAACGTGTCGTTCGTCTCCACGATGGTCGACCGCATCACTCCGCATACCACCGACGCCGACCGCGACACCGCTCGGGAGCTCACCGGATACGACGACGCCGTCCCCGTCGTCACCGAGCCGTTCAGCGAGTGGATCATCCAGGGCGACTTCCCGGCCGGACGTCCGGCCTGGGAGCTGGTCGGCGCGCGTTTCGTCGACGACATCGAGCCGTACGAGCGACGAAAGCTGTGGCTGCTGAATGCCGGGCACACGCTGCTGGCCGCCACAGGCATCCCGCGCGGCCACGAGACCGTCGCCGAGGCGTTCGCCGACAAGGAATGCCGCATGCTGCTCGAGGATCTCTGGGCTGAAGCACGTGTGCTGCTGCCCTTCGACGAGGCCACGACGGATGCCGCGCTCTCCGCCCTGCGCACGCGCTTCGCCAATCCGCGCATCGCACACCGGCTCGTGCAGATCGACGACGGCAGCCAGCAGAAGCTGCGGCAGCGGCAGGCCGCCATCATCACTGCCAGGCTCGACGCGGGCGACGAGCCGGGCAGGGCATCCCTCGCCACCATCGAGGAATGGGGGAGGGTCAGAGGGCTCGACCTCGCCGAAGCCCTCGACGTTCTGCAACCGGGGCTCGCCCGTCGCGCGTACCTGGGCTGA
- a CDS encoding Gfo/Idh/MocA family oxidoreductase encodes MSSLSQTTTGIDAGPRLTAAIVGCGVIADNHVRALAALGQFDTVALIDPVTPAAERVAGLVELTGQPRPALFADLGEALEAHPVDLVVICTPSGLHVQLAETALKAGSNVVIEKPLDVSVPRARRIRELADEAAERGLVASVISQHRFDPASVVVANAAHSGEFGVLTSAVASVPWWRTQEYYDSGQWRGTWELDGGGAVMNQGVHTVDLMVWFLGKPVAVYAHTARLAHDRIEVEDTAVATVRFENGALAVLHATTAGFPGLPVRVQVHGSNGSAVVEQDQLAYFVSGGAAGDSNADPTRSSTQNRAAELVGPGDLYGTTRPADAFVEGHERQYLDIVDAIRTGRAPGVTVADALLSLAVVRSVYLSATLGREVLVDDVLDGVYDDEPVHTEIVTESVDA; translated from the coding sequence ATGAGTTCCCTGTCTCAGACCACTACGGGCATCGACGCCGGGCCCCGCCTGACCGCTGCCATCGTCGGCTGCGGCGTCATCGCCGACAACCACGTGCGAGCGCTCGCCGCTCTCGGGCAGTTCGACACGGTCGCGCTGATCGATCCGGTGACGCCCGCTGCGGAACGCGTGGCGGGGCTCGTCGAGCTGACCGGTCAGCCGCGCCCTGCACTGTTCGCCGATCTCGGGGAAGCGCTGGAGGCGCATCCCGTCGACCTGGTCGTCATCTGCACGCCGAGCGGCCTGCACGTGCAGCTCGCCGAGACGGCGCTGAAGGCCGGAAGCAACGTGGTGATCGAGAAGCCGCTCGATGTGTCCGTGCCGCGGGCGAGGCGCATCCGCGAGCTGGCCGACGAGGCTGCAGAGCGCGGCCTGGTCGCATCCGTGATCAGCCAGCACCGCTTCGACCCGGCCTCGGTGGTCGTCGCGAACGCCGCGCACTCCGGCGAGTTCGGCGTGCTGACCAGCGCCGTCGCATCCGTTCCGTGGTGGCGCACGCAGGAGTACTACGACTCCGGTCAGTGGCGCGGCACATGGGAGCTCGACGGCGGCGGAGCCGTCATGAACCAGGGTGTGCACACCGTCGACCTGATGGTGTGGTTCCTCGGGAAGCCGGTCGCGGTCTACGCGCACACGGCCAGGCTCGCGCACGACAGGATCGAGGTCGAGGACACGGCCGTCGCCACGGTGCGGTTCGAGAACGGTGCCCTCGCGGTGCTGCACGCCACGACCGCCGGATTCCCCGGACTCCCCGTGCGCGTGCAGGTGCACGGCTCGAACGGCTCGGCGGTCGTCGAGCAGGACCAGCTGGCGTACTTCGTCTCCGGTGGTGCAGCCGGCGACTCGAACGCGGATCCCACACGCTCCAGCACGCAGAATCGCGCGGCGGAACTGGTCGGTCCGGGCGACCTCTACGGAACGACTCGACCCGCCGACGCCTTCGTCGAGGGACACGAGCGCCAGTACCTCGACATCGTCGACGCCATTCGCACGGGCCGTGCGCCGGGCGTGACCGTCGCCGACGCACTGCTGTCGTTGGCCGTGGTTCGCTCGGTGTACCTGTCGGCGACCCTCGGACGCGAAGTCCTCGTCGACGACGTGCTCGACGGCGTGTACGACGACGAGCCCGTGCACACCGAGATCGTCACCGAGTCGGTCGACGCGTGA